A genomic region of Brevibacillus sp. JNUCC-41 contains the following coding sequences:
- the uraD gene encoding 2-oxo-4-hydroxy-4-carboxy-5-ureidoimidazoline decarboxylase: MISDLNSINELNKVEFIQKLGWVYEHSPWIAERSWDYQPFISLDDLKEKMEIVVQNASLSEQLQLIKSHPDLAARIDMAEASVKEQSEAGLNSLSPDEYEEFHALNNQYKEKFGFPFIFAVRGSDKTLIKAEMKRRIGLDQANELKEAIKQIHLIASHRLSDFIK; the protein is encoded by the coding sequence TTGATATCTGACCTTAATAGCATAAATGAGTTGAACAAGGTGGAATTCATCCAAAAGTTAGGTTGGGTATATGAACATTCTCCATGGATAGCAGAGCGTTCATGGGATTACCAGCCATTCATTTCCTTAGATGACCTAAAAGAGAAAATGGAAATAGTTGTGCAGAATGCCTCATTATCGGAACAGCTCCAATTAATCAAGTCTCACCCGGACTTGGCAGCCCGGATTGATATGGCTGAAGCATCAGTTAAAGAACAATCCGAAGCCGGTTTGAATTCGCTTTCTCCGGATGAATATGAAGAATTTCATGCGTTAAATAATCAGTATAAAGAAAAGTTTGGATTTCCGTTCATATTTGCTGTCCGTGGCAGCGATAAAACGTTGATAAAGGCAGAGATGAAAAGAAGGATTGGTTTGGATCAGGCAAATGAACTTAAGGAAGCGATCAAGCAAATCCACTTAATTGCTAGCCACAGGTTATCTGATTTTATTAAATAG
- a CDS encoding PucR family transcriptional regulator, whose product MHLTMTDALKLPQIKQCQVVAGIQGLNREIESINSFDAPDVLSWLKPNELILTTGYLFQDNPQQLDQFVIELAKMNCSGLFIKQEEIPQTTISIANMANLPILRIPTEFSLSDIMSPLLREIVTRQNEQKESGYSIEDISGDGAENISYGTLGMTEVKSSFPQITGGYICTVLPLTLQWNQRNDSIDYKQLIKTIETLTEQYKIDKLIRNIKGSLVIIYLDTIPLGNTHFHSQVTQISQQIISTLSKHLPMELTLGVGNYHTGINNLANSLQEALQSIDLGKRLNPGKEIYSYKELIIFKILQYAPKNMLMDIVTGNLAPLKDHDDETQSDLIKTLEAYLQCNLRPAETARKMGVHRNTIHFRIKSIKKLLGMDLSNDDLFTLKLALYAKRLLDDR is encoded by the coding sequence ATGCATTTAACGATGACTGATGCATTAAAATTACCACAGATCAAACAATGCCAAGTGGTTGCTGGCATTCAGGGACTTAATAGAGAAATAGAATCCATCAATAGCTTTGATGCTCCTGATGTGCTTTCCTGGCTGAAGCCAAATGAATTGATTCTAACAACAGGATACTTATTTCAAGATAATCCGCAACAATTAGACCAATTCGTAATCGAATTAGCAAAAATGAATTGTTCAGGATTGTTCATCAAACAGGAGGAAATTCCGCAAACTACCATCAGCATCGCCAATATGGCCAATTTGCCTATTCTCAGAATCCCCACTGAGTTTTCGCTATCAGATATCATGTCTCCCCTACTTCGTGAAATTGTAACGAGACAGAATGAACAAAAAGAGTCGGGTTATAGTATTGAAGATATTTCAGGAGATGGTGCCGAAAATATAAGTTACGGGACTTTAGGGATGACGGAGGTCAAATCCAGCTTCCCTCAAATTACTGGAGGATACATATGTACTGTTTTACCTTTAACGCTGCAATGGAATCAAAGGAATGATTCCATTGATTATAAACAGCTTATCAAGACAATTGAAACATTAACCGAGCAATATAAAATCGATAAGCTCATAAGGAATATCAAGGGCAGTCTAGTTATCATTTATCTGGATACCATCCCCCTAGGGAACACCCACTTTCATTCACAAGTCACCCAGATAAGCCAACAAATTATCTCCACTTTATCTAAACACCTGCCAATGGAACTTACGCTGGGAGTCGGTAACTATCATACAGGTATTAATAACCTAGCTAATAGCTTACAGGAAGCTTTACAATCTATTGATTTGGGAAAACGATTGAACCCAGGAAAGGAAATTTACAGCTACAAAGAATTAATAATATTTAAAATTTTGCAGTATGCTCCCAAAAATATGCTCATGGATATTGTTACAGGTAATTTAGCACCGCTGAAGGACCATGACGATGAAACCCAGTCTGACCTTATCAAAACCTTGGAGGCATATTTACAATGCAATCTTCGACCTGCTGAAACGGCCAGAAAAATGGGGGTACATCGAAACACTATCCATTTTCGAATAAAAAGCATAAAAAAACTATTGGGAATGGACTTAAGCAATGATGATCTGTTCACTTTAAAACTTGCCCTATATGCCAAACGTCTACTGGATGACCGATAA
- the pucL gene encoding factor-independent urate hydroxylase, whose translation MTVQNENRTMYYGKGDVFVYRTFVQPLTGLRKIPESAFTERDNTIFGFNCQISLKGEAFLSSFTEGDNSLVIATDSMKNIIHRQAANYQGNTAEGFLKFLCEVFLDKYSHIDAVELTANEVPFDHVLVPKGEGHENSDVVFRCSRNERATTTIEVKRTPTGSKIVKHSSGIVDVQLIKVKGSSFYGFIQDEYTTLPEAQDRPLFIYLDFDWEYSRWEDATGANPEKYVAAEQISDIANTVFHELNNRSIQQLIYHIGIRILERFPQLANVQFKTNNRTWETVVDTIPNSEGSVYQEPRPPFGFQGFVVTQEDVKQKKAADSTVGVSR comes from the coding sequence ATGACAGTTCAAAATGAAAACAGAACGATGTATTACGGTAAAGGGGATGTATTTGTATATAGGACTTTTGTACAACCTCTTACAGGTTTGAGGAAAATACCGGAATCAGCTTTCACAGAAAGAGATAACACTATTTTTGGATTTAATTGCCAGATTTCTTTGAAAGGGGAAGCTTTCTTATCTTCTTTTACGGAAGGAGATAATAGCTTGGTGATTGCAACGGATTCCATGAAAAACATCATTCATCGCCAGGCCGCCAATTATCAAGGAAATACGGCGGAAGGATTTTTAAAGTTCTTATGTGAAGTCTTCCTTGATAAGTATAGCCACATAGATGCAGTGGAATTGACAGCAAATGAAGTTCCCTTCGATCATGTACTTGTTCCAAAAGGGGAAGGACATGAAAATAGTGATGTTGTGTTTCGGTGTTCCAGAAATGAGAGGGCTACCACTACAATCGAAGTGAAAAGGACACCTACTGGAAGCAAAATCGTCAAGCATTCAAGTGGAATAGTTGATGTCCAGTTAATCAAGGTTAAAGGAAGCTCTTTTTATGGATTTATTCAAGATGAATACACCACACTGCCAGAAGCTCAAGATCGTCCACTATTTATCTACTTGGATTTCGATTGGGAATATAGCCGCTGGGAGGATGCCACTGGAGCAAATCCAGAAAAATATGTAGCAGCAGAACAAATTAGTGATATTGCAAACACAGTGTTCCATGAACTGAATAACCGTTCGATTCAGCAGCTCATTTATCATATTGGCATCAGGATTCTGGAACGTTTCCCTCAGCTGGCAAATGTTCAATTTAAAACCAATAATCGTACCTGGGAAACAGTTGTAGATACTATTCCAAATTCAGAAGGAAGTGTTTATCAGGAACCTCGTCCTCCGTTTGGCTTCCAAGGCTTTGTCGTTACACAAGAAGAC
- a CDS encoding PucR family transcriptional regulator, protein MYLTIEKALKLPALNQVEVIGGNQGLARVINSVSIMDHPDISWIKRGELLLTTGYVFKDDLNAQINLVRELSKRGSAGLAIKIKRFLSTIPPGMVEEANKHNFPLLEIPYEMPLSDLLFSFTYELVNKEKVKNNGKGSFEVFHSLLNGENRSSSFIPQLQEFGFNPDRPYILLLINETKEEGDSFFPIGRMLEKLNQTEKKDFKYWNIDFDGQLIILQGKGMVTDEHLLLQAQRIAGVLEGLISEDNPGTSLSMGLSKVKKEIYNMKEGYIEAKKAIQLGSRVNPTTINDYASIEVEDLINQIPKDALTQYVLSMIQPIIVYDRENEGELLKTLETYLFSRGRIEDAARALYVHRNTVKFRLSRIEDLLGVDLKSRDIAFKLQFSIKAAKLLLHD, encoded by the coding sequence ATGTATTTAACGATCGAAAAAGCTTTGAAGCTTCCTGCCCTAAACCAAGTGGAAGTTATTGGAGGAAATCAAGGGTTAGCTCGGGTAATTAATTCAGTAAGTATAATGGATCATCCGGATATATCATGGATTAAACGAGGGGAACTCCTACTGACAACTGGTTATGTGTTTAAAGATGACCTGAATGCTCAAATCAATCTTGTTAGGGAATTGTCGAAAAGAGGAAGTGCTGGGTTAGCTATCAAGATTAAGAGGTTTCTTTCTACGATCCCTCCTGGAATGGTAGAAGAAGCGAACAAGCACAATTTCCCATTATTGGAGATTCCTTATGAAATGCCTTTATCCGACTTATTATTCAGCTTTACATATGAACTTGTTAATAAGGAAAAAGTGAAAAACAATGGAAAAGGAAGTTTTGAAGTTTTTCATTCTCTTTTGAATGGGGAAAATAGGAGTTCATCTTTTATCCCCCAATTACAGGAATTTGGCTTTAATCCCGATAGGCCATATATTCTGCTCTTAATAAATGAAACGAAAGAAGAAGGGGATTCATTCTTTCCAATTGGTAGAATGTTGGAGAAATTAAACCAAACGGAAAAAAAAGATTTTAAGTATTGGAATATCGACTTCGATGGTCAATTGATTATCCTACAAGGAAAAGGAATGGTGACTGATGAACACCTACTTCTGCAGGCTCAAAGAATTGCCGGCGTTTTAGAAGGTCTTATATCCGAAGATAATCCTGGCACTTCACTATCCATGGGTTTAAGCAAGGTGAAAAAAGAAATCTACAATATGAAAGAAGGGTATATTGAAGCTAAAAAGGCTATTCAACTTGGCTCGAGGGTCAACCCGACTACTATCAATGATTACGCAAGCATTGAAGTTGAAGATTTAATAAATCAAATCCCTAAGGATGCATTAACCCAATACGTGCTATCCATGATTCAACCGATTATTGTATATGATAGGGAAAATGAGGGGGAGTTGTTAAAAACGCTGGAAACATATCTATTTTCAAGAGGGAGAATAGAAGATGCGGCACGCGCTTTGTATGTTCATCGAAATACTGTAAAGTTCCGTTTGTCTAGAATTGAGGACTTATTGGGAGTTGATTTAAAATCGAGGGATATTGCTTTTAAATTGCAGTTTAGTATAAAAGCTGCGAAGTTATTATTACATGACTAG
- a CDS encoding nucleobase:cation symporter-2 family protein codes for MENLSKVNTLLLGLQHVCVMYGGAVAVPLIVGPAIGLTQEQIIYLISFDLLACGIVTLLQVIGGKGFGIRLPALMAVSFIVVEPVIAIGTVHSITGVLGAVMVSGLIVAILSGVIGKLIPFFPPIVAGSVILIIGVSLMPVAMKNAAGGSGSPTFGDPMNLMLACFTLLCFLLLNTLTKGFLKAVSVLFAMVLGTILAGFLGMVDTSGFTEASWFTMVTPFYFGVPTFDFSSIITMTIISLIIAVESIGVFLTLGEVCGKEITEKDVEKGLRAEGIGSFISGIFNSFNHSTFSQNVGLVLLTKVTQRSVVVTAGCILIILAFVPKVAGLTTMIPLPVLGGAMIPMFGMLLSAALGMVAKADLSKPSNQLTIALGIGVGLAIKGVPEAFDKFPETVQLICGNGVVMGTITLVVLNAILNGKSNPSITHHHSIPDIQPSISQNINIHP; via the coding sequence ATGGAAAATTTGAGCAAAGTAAACACGCTATTGTTAGGTTTACAGCATGTTTGTGTAATGTATGGAGGAGCGGTGGCTGTGCCACTAATCGTCGGTCCTGCAATCGGCTTGACACAGGAACAGATCATATACCTGATCTCGTTTGATTTACTCGCATGTGGGATAGTCACCTTGCTTCAAGTTATTGGCGGTAAAGGATTTGGTATAAGGTTACCGGCCTTAATGGCTGTTTCTTTTATCGTGGTTGAGCCAGTAATAGCTATAGGAACAGTCCATAGTATAACCGGGGTTTTAGGAGCAGTTATGGTATCTGGATTAATTGTTGCTATTTTATCAGGAGTAATTGGTAAATTAATACCCTTTTTCCCACCAATTGTTGCAGGGTCCGTCATTTTAATTATAGGCGTATCATTAATGCCAGTTGCCATGAAAAATGCAGCGGGTGGAAGCGGTTCCCCCACCTTTGGAGATCCTATGAATCTAATGCTAGCTTGTTTTACACTACTTTGTTTCCTTCTGTTGAATACACTTACTAAAGGTTTCTTGAAAGCGGTTTCAGTTCTTTTCGCCATGGTTCTTGGTACTATATTGGCTGGTTTCTTAGGTATGGTCGATACCTCTGGATTTACAGAGGCCAGCTGGTTTACAATGGTGACTCCTTTCTATTTTGGGGTACCCACCTTCGACTTTTCATCTATTATCACTATGACAATCATATCTTTAATCATTGCTGTTGAAAGCATAGGCGTCTTTTTGACTCTCGGGGAAGTATGCGGGAAGGAAATAACCGAAAAAGATGTGGAAAAGGGGCTCCGGGCAGAAGGAATTGGGAGCTTCATAAGTGGTATCTTCAACTCTTTTAACCATTCTACCTTCTCACAAAATGTTGGCTTGGTCCTGCTGACAAAGGTAACTCAGCGCTCGGTAGTAGTCACGGCAGGTTGTATTCTAATCATTCTAGCTTTTGTGCCTAAGGTTGCCGGTCTTACGACGATGATCCCTTTACCCGTTCTGGGTGGGGCTATGATACCAATGTTTGGAATGCTTCTATCTGCAGCTTTGGGGATGGTAGCCAAAGCTGATTTGAGCAAACCTTCCAATCAATTGACGATTGCACTTGGAATAGGAGTCGGTCTAGCAATCAAGGGGGTCCCTGAAGCATTTGATAAATTCCCTGAAACAGTCCAATTAATATGTGGAAATGGAGTAGTAATGGGTACAATAACTCTAGTTGTGTTAAATGCCATCCTGAATGGAAAATCAAATCCATCGATTACACACCATCATTCCATACCCGATATTCAACCAAGTATAAGCCAGAATATTAATATACACCCTTAG